The following are from one region of the Quercus robur chromosome 1, dhQueRobu3.1, whole genome shotgun sequence genome:
- the LOC126727623 gene encoding UDP-glycosyltransferase 87A1-like isoform X2 — protein MNSVKVKPTTQCHVVAMPYPGRGHINPMMNLCKILASKKKDILITFVVTEEWLSFIGSDPKPDNVRFSTIPNVIPSELVRAADIFSFFEATMTKLEAPFVQLLDQLELPVTVIMADTVLSWVVGVGNRRNIPVASLWTMSPSMLSTTIQRFQADFISEAEERVVDTAHDQRVQQMSQRFFEACSCVTKAQYLLLASIYELESETIDVLKSQFSFPVYAVGPTIPLLDLEENMNPGNQNYLNWLDCQPRSSVLYISMGSFLSISSAQMDEIAIGLHDSGVRFLWVARDETCRLNEVCGDMGLVVPWCDQLKVLSHSSIGGFWSHCGWNSTKEGMFYGIPFLTYPIGFDQIHNSKLIVEDWKIGWRVKKDVGADNLVTGAEIAKLVTKFMDLESDEMKEIRSKASEVQHICQRAIVKGGSCESSINAFIKDLSNCDGY, from the exons ATGAATTCCGTCAAAGTTAAACCAACTACGCAGTGCCATGTGGTGGCTATGCCTTATCCAGGTCGCGGCCACATCAACCCCATGATGAACCTCTGCAAGATACTAGCTTCCAAAAAGAAGGATATTCTCATCACCTTCGTTGTCACTGAAGAATGGCTCAGTTTCATCGGCTCCGATCCTAAGCCCGACAACGTTCGCTTCAGCACCATACCTAACGTTATCCCATCGGAGCTAGTCCGCGCCGCtgacattttctctttcttcgaAGCTACCATGACAAAGTTGGAAGCTCCGTTTGTGCAGCTCCTTGATCAGCTTGAGCTACCCGTTACAGTTATCATGGCTGATACTGTGCTTTCCTGGGTGGTTGGCGTCGGCAACCGGAGGAATATTCCGGTCGCATCGCTTTGGACTATGTCACCGTCTATGCTCTCGACGACCATTCAACGTTTTCAAGCTGATTTCATCTCAG AAGCTGAGGAGCGGGTAGTGGATACTGCTCATGATCAGAGAGTTCAACAAATGTCACAAAGGTTCTTCGAAGCTTGTTCATGTGTAACCAAAGCACAATATCTCTTATTGGCTTCCATTTATGAGTTGGAATCCGAGACAATTGATGTTCTAAAATCACAATTCTCATTTCCTGTATATGCTGTGGGCCCAACCATACCTCTCTTAGATCTTGAAGAAAATATGAATCCCGGTAACCAAAACTATCTAAACTGGCTAGATTGCCAACCTAGAAGTTCAGTTCTATATATTTCAATGGGAAGCTTTCTTTCAATTTCTAGTGCCCAAATGGATGAAATTGCAATTGGTTTGCACGATAGTGGTGTCAGATTCTTATGGGTTGCGCGTGATGAGACCTGCAGGTTGAATGAAGTTTGTGGTGATATGGGGTTAGTAGTGCCTTGGTGTGACCAGTTGAAAGTCTTATCTCATTCTTCTATAGGAGGCTTTTGGTCACACTGTGGGTGGAATTCCACTAAAGAAGGTATGTTCTATGGTATTCCTTTTCTTACATATCCTATAGGATTTGATCAGATTCATAATAGTAAGCTAATTGTGGAGGATTGGAAAATTGGGTGGAGGGTGAAGAAAGATGTGGGAGCAGACAATTTGGTGACAGGAGCGGAAATTGCAAAgttagtgacgaaatttatgGATTTGGAAAGTgatgaaatgaaagaaattagaTCAAAAGCAAGTGAAGTTCAACACATATGTCAACGTGCGATTGTCAAAGGAGGATCATGTGAAAGCAGCATCAATGCTTTCATCAAGGACCTCTCAAATTGCGATGGTTATTGa
- the LOC126727623 gene encoding UDP-glycosyltransferase 87A1-like isoform X1 has protein sequence MNSVKVKPTTQCHVVAMPYPGRGHINPMMNLCKILASKKKDILITFVVTEEWLSFIGSDPKPDNVRFSTIPNVIPSELVRAADIFSFFEATMTKLEAPFVQLLDQLELPVTVIMADTVLSWVVGVGNRRNIPVASLWTMSPSMLSTTIQRFQADFISEEAEERVVDTAHDQRVQQMSQRFFEACSCVTKAQYLLLASIYELESETIDVLKSQFSFPVYAVGPTIPLLDLEENMNPGNQNYLNWLDCQPRSSVLYISMGSFLSISSAQMDEIAIGLHDSGVRFLWVARDETCRLNEVCGDMGLVVPWCDQLKVLSHSSIGGFWSHCGWNSTKEGMFYGIPFLTYPIGFDQIHNSKLIVEDWKIGWRVKKDVGADNLVTGAEIAKLVTKFMDLESDEMKEIRSKASEVQHICQRAIVKGGSCESSINAFIKDLSNCDGY, from the exons ATGAATTCCGTCAAAGTTAAACCAACTACGCAGTGCCATGTGGTGGCTATGCCTTATCCAGGTCGCGGCCACATCAACCCCATGATGAACCTCTGCAAGATACTAGCTTCCAAAAAGAAGGATATTCTCATCACCTTCGTTGTCACTGAAGAATGGCTCAGTTTCATCGGCTCCGATCCTAAGCCCGACAACGTTCGCTTCAGCACCATACCTAACGTTATCCCATCGGAGCTAGTCCGCGCCGCtgacattttctctttcttcgaAGCTACCATGACAAAGTTGGAAGCTCCGTTTGTGCAGCTCCTTGATCAGCTTGAGCTACCCGTTACAGTTATCATGGCTGATACTGTGCTTTCCTGGGTGGTTGGCGTCGGCAACCGGAGGAATATTCCGGTCGCATCGCTTTGGACTATGTCACCGTCTATGCTCTCGACGACCATTCAACGTTTTCAAGCTGATTTCATCTCAG AAGAAGCTGAGGAGCGGGTAGTGGATACTGCTCATGATCAGAGAGTTCAACAAATGTCACAAAGGTTCTTCGAAGCTTGTTCATGTGTAACCAAAGCACAATATCTCTTATTGGCTTCCATTTATGAGTTGGAATCCGAGACAATTGATGTTCTAAAATCACAATTCTCATTTCCTGTATATGCTGTGGGCCCAACCATACCTCTCTTAGATCTTGAAGAAAATATGAATCCCGGTAACCAAAACTATCTAAACTGGCTAGATTGCCAACCTAGAAGTTCAGTTCTATATATTTCAATGGGAAGCTTTCTTTCAATTTCTAGTGCCCAAATGGATGAAATTGCAATTGGTTTGCACGATAGTGGTGTCAGATTCTTATGGGTTGCGCGTGATGAGACCTGCAGGTTGAATGAAGTTTGTGGTGATATGGGGTTAGTAGTGCCTTGGTGTGACCAGTTGAAAGTCTTATCTCATTCTTCTATAGGAGGCTTTTGGTCACACTGTGGGTGGAATTCCACTAAAGAAGGTATGTTCTATGGTATTCCTTTTCTTACATATCCTATAGGATTTGATCAGATTCATAATAGTAAGCTAATTGTGGAGGATTGGAAAATTGGGTGGAGGGTGAAGAAAGATGTGGGAGCAGACAATTTGGTGACAGGAGCGGAAATTGCAAAgttagtgacgaaatttatgGATTTGGAAAGTgatgaaatgaaagaaattagaTCAAAAGCAAGTGAAGTTCAACACATATGTCAACGTGCGATTGTCAAAGGAGGATCATGTGAAAGCAGCATCAATGCTTTCATCAAGGACCTCTCAAATTGCGATGGTTATTGa